A genomic region of Pseudomonas sp. KU43P contains the following coding sequences:
- a CDS encoding sarcosine oxidase subunit alpha produces the protein MSQTYRLASGGRIDRSKVLNFTFNGKTYQGYAGDTLAAALLANGVDIVGRSFKYSRPRGIIAAGTEEPNAILQIGSSEATQIPNVRATQQALYAGLVATSTNGWPNVNNDVMGILGKVGGSMMPPGFYYKTFMYPKSFWMTYEKYIRKAAGLGRAPLQNDPDSYDYMNQHCDVLIVGAGPAGLAAALAAARSGARVILADEQEEFGGSLLDSRETLDGKPAAEWVNAVVKELQSLPEVTLLPRATVNGYHDHNFLTIHERLTDHLGDRAPIGQVRHRVHRVRAKRVVLAAGAHERPLVYGNNDVPGNMLAGAVSTYVRRYGVAPGRKLVLSTNNDHAYRAALDWHDAGLQVVAIADARHNPRGSLVEEARAKGIRILTSSAVVEAKGSKHVTGARVAAIDVQAHKVTSPGETLECDLIATSGGYSPIVHLASHLGGRPVWRDDILGFVPGDAPQKRECVGGINGVYALGDVIADGFEGGVRAATEAGFKATVSALPKTVARKEEATVALFQVPHDKGSKGPKQFVDQQNDVTAAGIELATREGFESVEHVKRYTALGFGTDQGKLGNINGLAIAARSIGITIPEMGTTMFRPNYTPVTFGAVAGRHCGHLFEPVRFTALHAWHVKNGAEFEDVGQWKRPWYFPKAGEDIHSAVARECKAVRDSVGLLDASTLGKIDIQGPDAREFLNRVYSNAWTKLDVGKARYGLMCKEDGMVFDDGVTACVGDNHFYMTTTTGGAARVLQWLELYHQTEWPEMKVYFTSVTDHWATLTLSGPNSRKLLSELTDDIDLDKDAFPFMTWKEGTVAGVPTRVFRISFTGELSYEVNVQANYAMGVLEKVIEAGKKYNLTPYGTETMHVLRAEKGFIIVGQDTDGSMTPDDLNMSWCVGRNKPFSWIGLRGMNREDCVRENRKQLVGLKPVDPTKWLPEGAQLVFDPKQPIPMDMVGHVTSSYAANSLGYSFAMGVVKGGLKRMGERVYSPQADGSVIEAEIVSSVFFDPKGERQNV, from the coding sequence ATGAGCCAGACCTATCGCCTCGCCAGCGGCGGCCGCATCGACCGCAGCAAGGTCCTGAACTTCACCTTCAACGGCAAGACCTACCAGGGTTATGCCGGTGACACCCTGGCCGCCGCGCTGCTGGCCAACGGCGTCGACATCGTCGGGCGCAGCTTCAAGTACTCGCGTCCACGCGGCATCATCGCCGCCGGTACCGAAGAGCCGAACGCCATCCTGCAGATCGGCTCCAGCGAAGCCACCCAGATCCCCAACGTGCGCGCCACCCAGCAGGCCCTGTACGCAGGCCTGGTCGCCACCAGCACCAACGGCTGGCCGAACGTCAACAATGACGTCATGGGCATCCTTGGCAAGGTCGGCGGCAGCATGATGCCGCCGGGCTTCTACTACAAAACCTTCATGTACCCGAAATCGTTCTGGATGACGTACGAGAAGTACATCCGCAAGGCAGCCGGCCTGGGCCGTGCGCCGCTGCAGAACGACCCGGACAGCTACGACTACATGAACCAGCACTGCGATGTGCTGATCGTCGGCGCCGGCCCTGCTGGCCTGGCTGCCGCGCTGGCTGCTGCGCGCAGCGGTGCCAGGGTGATCCTGGCAGACGAGCAGGAAGAGTTCGGCGGTAGCCTGCTCGACAGCCGTGAAACCCTCGACGGCAAGCCTGCCGCCGAATGGGTGAACGCTGTCGTCAAGGAACTGCAAAGCCTGCCGGAAGTGACCCTGCTGCCACGCGCCACGGTCAACGGCTACCACGACCACAATTTCCTGACCATCCACGAGCGCCTGACCGACCACCTCGGCGACCGCGCACCGATCGGCCAGGTGCGCCACCGCGTGCACCGTGTCCGCGCCAAGCGTGTGGTTCTGGCTGCCGGCGCCCACGAGCGCCCGCTGGTCTACGGCAACAACGACGTGCCGGGCAACATGCTGGCCGGTGCTGTTTCTACCTACGTGCGCCGCTATGGCGTGGCTCCAGGCCGCAAGCTGGTGCTGTCGACCAACAACGACCATGCTTACCGCGCTGCGCTGGACTGGCACGATGCTGGCCTGCAAGTGGTCGCCATCGCCGACGCCCGCCACAACCCGCGGGGTTCGCTGGTCGAGGAAGCACGTGCCAAGGGCATCCGCATCCTCACCTCCAGTGCCGTGGTCGAGGCCAAGGGCAGCAAGCACGTCACCGGCGCTCGCGTGGCCGCCATCGATGTGCAGGCGCACAAGGTCACCAGCCCTGGCGAAACCCTCGAGTGCGACCTGATCGCCACCTCTGGCGGCTACAGCCCGATCGTTCACCTGGCATCGCACCTGGGCGGTCGCCCGGTCTGGCGTGACGACATCCTCGGCTTCGTGCCGGGCGATGCACCGCAGAAGCGTGAGTGCGTGGGCGGCATCAACGGCGTATACGCCTTGGGCGATGTGATCGCCGATGGTTTCGAAGGCGGCGTTCGCGCAGCCACCGAGGCCGGCTTCAAAGCCACTGTCAGCGCCCTGCCGAAAACCGTCGCACGCAAGGAAGAGGCCACCGTGGCGCTGTTCCAGGTGCCGCACGACAAAGGCAGCAAGGGGCCGAAGCAGTTCGTCGACCAGCAGAACGACGTGACCGCGGCCGGCATTGAGCTGGCCACCCGCGAAGGCTTCGAGTCGGTCGAGCACGTCAAGCGCTACACCGCGCTGGGCTTCGGTACCGACCAGGGCAAGCTGGGCAACATCAACGGTCTGGCGATTGCCGCGCGTTCGATCGGCATCACCATCCCGGAAATGGGCACCACCATGTTCCGCCCGAACTACACCCCGGTGACCTTCGGCGCCGTTGCCGGCCGCCACTGCGGCCACCTGTTCGAGCCGGTGCGCTTCACCGCCCTGCATGCCTGGCATGTCAAGAACGGTGCCGAGTTCGAAGACGTCGGCCAGTGGAAGCGCCCGTGGTACTTCCCCAAGGCCGGTGAAGATATCCACAGCGCCGTGGCTCGCGAATGCAAGGCCGTGCGCGACAGCGTGGGCCTGCTGGACGCCTCGACCCTGGGCAAGATCGACATCCAGGGCCCGGACGCCCGCGAGTTCCTCAACCGCGTGTACTCCAATGCCTGGACCAAGCTCGACGTGGGCAAGGCCCGCTACGGCCTGATGTGCAAGGAAGACGGCATGGTCTTCGACGACGGCGTGACCGCTTGCGTCGGCGACAACCACTTCTACATGACCACCACCACCGGTGGCGCCGCCCGCGTGCTGCAGTGGCTGGAGCTGTACCACCAGACCGAATGGCCGGAGATGAAGGTGTACTTCACCTCGGTCACCGACCACTGGGCCACCCTGACCCTGTCCGGCCCCAACAGCCGCAAGCTGCTCAGCGAGCTGACCGACGACATCGACCTGGACAAGGACGCCTTCCCGTTCATGACCTGGAAGGAAGGCACTGTCGCCGGCGTGCCGACCCGTGTATTCCGTATTTCGTTCACCGGTGAGCTGTCGTACGAAGTGAACGTGCAGGCCAACTACGCCATGGGCGTGCTGGAAAAGGTCATCGAGGCAGGCAAGAAGTACAACCTGACTCCATACGGTACCGAAACCATGCACGTACTGCGTGCCGAGAAGGGCTTCATCATCGTCGGCCAGGACACCGACGGCTCGATGACTCCGGACGATCTCAACATGAGCTGGTGCGTGGGCCGCAACAAGCCGTTCTCGTGGATCGGCCTGCGTGGCATGAACCGCGAGGACTGCGTGCGCGAAAACCGCAAGCAGCTGGTGGGCCTCAAGCCTGTCGACCCGACCAAGTGGCTGCCGGAAGGCGCCCAGCTGGTGTTCGACCCGAAACAGCCGATCCCGATGGACATGGTCGGCCACGTCACCTCCAGCTACGCGGCCAACTCCCTGGGCTATTCGTTCGCCATGGGTGTGGTCAAGGGCGGCCTCAAGCGCATGGGCGAGCGGGTGTATTCGCCGCAGGCCGATGGCAGTGTGATCGAGGCAGAGATCGTTTCTTCGGTGTTCTTCGATCCGAAGGGTGAGCGGCAGAACGTTTGA
- a CDS encoding sarcosine oxidase subunit gamma — protein sequence MSAINVFQQNPGAEAKAQSPLHHADLASLIGKGRKNAGVTLREKKFLGHLTLRGDGHDPEFAAGVHKALGLELPVALTVVANAEMSLQWMGPDEWLLIVPGGQEFAVEQKLRAALEGRHIQVVNVSGGQSLLELRGPNVREVLMKSTSYDVHPNNFPVGKAVGTVFAKSQLVIRRTAEDTWELVIRRSFADYWWLWLQDASAEYGLSIEA from the coding sequence ATGAGCGCTATCAACGTCTTCCAGCAAAACCCCGGCGCCGAGGCCAAGGCCCAGTCGCCGCTGCATCATGCCGACCTGGCCAGCCTGATCGGCAAAGGCCGCAAGAACGCAGGTGTGACCCTGCGCGAGAAGAAGTTCCTCGGCCACCTGACCCTGCGCGGCGATGGCCATGACCCGGAATTCGCCGCCGGCGTGCACAAGGCCCTGGGCCTGGAACTGCCGGTGGCCCTGACCGTGGTCGCCAACGCCGAGATGTCGCTGCAGTGGATGGGCCCGGATGAGTGGCTGCTGATAGTCCCTGGCGGCCAGGAGTTCGCCGTCGAGCAGAAACTGCGTGCAGCCCTCGAAGGCCGGCACATCCAGGTGGTCAACGTCAGCGGCGGGCAAAGCCTGCTGGAGCTGCGCGGCCCGAACGTGCGCGAAGTGCTGATGAAGTCCACCAGCTATGATGTTCACCCGAACAACTTCCCGGTGGGCAAGGCTGTCGGCACCGTGTTCGCCAAGTCGCAACTGGTGATTCGCCGCACCGCCGAAGATACCTGGGAGCTGGTGATTCGCCGCAGCTTCGCCGACTACTGGTGGCTTTGGTTGCAGGACGCTTCGGCCGAGTACGGCCTTAGCATCGAAGCTTAA
- a CDS encoding sarcosine oxidase subunit beta family protein: MQRYSGFGLFKHSLSHHENWQRMWRTPTPKKVYDVVIVGGGGHGLATAYYLAKEHGITNVAVIEKGYLGGGNTARNTTIVRSNYLWDESAQLYEHAMKLWEGLSQDINYNVMFSQRGVYNLCHTLQDIRDSERRVSANRLNGVDGELLNTAQVAAEIPYLDCSKNTRYPILGATVQRRGGVARHDAVAWGYARAADALGVDLIQQTEVIGFRKENGAVIGVETNKGFIGAKRVGVVTAGNSGHMAKLAGFRLPLESHPLQALVSEPIKPIIDSVIMSNAVHGYISQSDKGDLVIGAGIDGWVGYGQRGSYPVIEHTLQAIVEMFPNLSRVRMNRQWGGIVDTTPDACPIISKTPVKNMFFNCGWGTGGFKATPGSGNVFAASLAKGEMHPLAAPFSIDRFYNGALIDEHGAAAVAH, encoded by the coding sequence ATGCAACGCTACTCGGGCTTCGGCCTCTTCAAACACTCCCTCAGCCACCACGAGAACTGGCAGCGCATGTGGCGCACGCCGACCCCCAAGAAGGTCTACGACGTGGTCATCGTCGGCGGTGGCGGCCATGGCCTGGCCACGGCCTACTACCTGGCCAAGGAACACGGCATCACCAACGTGGCGGTGATCGAGAAGGGTTACCTGGGCGGCGGCAACACCGCCCGTAACACCACCATCGTGCGTTCCAACTACTTGTGGGATGAGTCGGCGCAGCTGTACGAGCACGCCATGAAGCTGTGGGAAGGCCTGTCCCAGGACATCAACTACAACGTGATGTTCTCCCAGCGCGGCGTCTACAACCTGTGCCACACCTTGCAGGACATCCGTGATTCCGAGCGCCGGGTCTCTGCCAACCGCCTCAACGGCGTCGATGGCGAGCTGCTCAATACCGCCCAGGTCGCGGCCGAAATCCCGTACCTGGACTGCTCGAAGAACACCCGCTACCCGATCCTCGGCGCGACCGTTCAGCGCCGTGGGGGTGTCGCCCGTCACGACGCCGTGGCCTGGGGTTATGCCCGTGCCGCCGACGCCCTGGGCGTGGACCTGATCCAGCAGACCGAAGTGATCGGTTTCCGCAAGGAAAACGGCGCGGTCATCGGTGTGGAAACCAACAAGGGCTTCATCGGCGCCAAGCGCGTCGGGGTGGTCACCGCCGGTAACTCCGGGCACATGGCCAAACTGGCCGGCTTCCGCCTGCCGCTGGAATCGCACCCGCTGCAAGCACTGGTATCCGAGCCGATCAAGCCGATCATCGACAGCGTGATCATGTCCAACGCCGTGCACGGCTACATCAGCCAGTCCGACAAGGGCGACCTGGTGATCGGTGCCGGTATCGACGGCTGGGTCGGTTACGGCCAGCGCGGTTCGTACCCGGTGATCGAGCACACCCTGCAGGCCATCGTCGAGATGTTCCCGAACCTCTCGCGCGTGCGCATGAACCGTCAGTGGGGCGGCATCGTCGACACCACCCCGGACGCGTGCCCGATCATCTCCAAGACCCCGGTCAAGAACATGTTCTTCAACTGCGGCTGGGGTACTGGCGGCTTCAAAGCCACTCCCGGCTCGGGCAACGTCTTCGCGGCGAGCCTGGCCAAGGGCGAAATGCACCCGCTGGCTGCGCCTTTCTCCATCGACCGCTTCTACAACGGCGCACTGATCGACGAACACGGCGCCGCCGCTGTCGCCCACTAA
- a CDS encoding serine hydroxymethyltransferase: protein MFSKQDQIQGYDDALLAAMNAEEQRQEDHIELIASENYTSKRVMQAQGSGLTNKYAEGYPGKRYYGGCEHVDKVEALAIERAKQLFGADYANVQPHSGSSANGAVYLALLQAGDTILGMSLAHGGHLTHGAKVSSSGKLYNAVQYGIDTNTGLIDYDEVERLAVEHKPKMIVAGFSAYSKTLDFPRFRAIADKVGALLFVDMAHVAGLVAAGLYPNPIPFADVVTTTTHKTLRGPRGGLILAKSNEEIEKKLNAAVFPGAQGGPLMHVIAAKAVCFKEALEPEFKSYQKQVIENAQAMAEVFIDRGYDVVSGGTDNHLFLVSLIRQGLTGKDADAALGRAHITVNKNAVPNDPQSPFVTSGLRIGTPAVTTRGFKVAQCVALAGWICDVLDNLGDADVEADVAKNVAALCADFPVYR from the coding sequence ATGTTCAGCAAGCAAGACCAGATCCAGGGTTACGACGACGCACTGCTGGCGGCGATGAATGCCGAAGAACAGCGCCAGGAAGATCACATCGAGCTGATCGCCTCGGAGAACTACACCAGCAAGCGCGTGATGCAAGCCCAGGGCAGCGGCCTGACCAACAAGTACGCCGAAGGTTACCCAGGCAAGCGCTACTACGGCGGCTGCGAGCACGTCGACAAGGTCGAGGCGCTGGCCATCGAGCGCGCCAAGCAGCTGTTCGGTGCTGACTACGCCAACGTCCAGCCGCACTCCGGCTCCTCGGCCAACGGCGCGGTCTACCTGGCCCTGCTGCAAGCTGGCGACACCATCCTGGGCATGAGCCTGGCCCACGGCGGCCACCTCACCCACGGCGCCAAGGTGTCGTCCTCGGGCAAGCTATACAACGCGGTGCAATACGGCATCGACACCAACACCGGCCTGATCGACTACGACGAAGTCGAGCGCCTGGCCGTCGAGCACAAGCCGAAGATGATCGTCGCCGGCTTCTCCGCCTACTCCAAGACCCTCGACTTCCCGCGCTTCCGCGCCATCGCCGACAAGGTCGGGGCGCTGCTGTTCGTCGACATGGCCCACGTCGCCGGCCTGGTCGCCGCTGGCCTGTACCCGAACCCGATTCCGTTCGCCGACGTGGTCACCACCACCACCCACAAAACCCTGCGTGGCCCGCGTGGTGGCCTGATCCTGGCCAAGTCGAACGAAGAGATCGAGAAGAAGCTCAACGCCGCCGTGTTCCCCGGCGCCCAGGGCGGCCCGCTGATGCACGTGATCGCCGCCAAGGCCGTGTGCTTCAAGGAAGCGCTGGAGCCTGAGTTCAAGAGCTACCAGAAACAAGTGATCGAAAACGCCCAGGCCATGGCTGAAGTGTTCATCGACCGTGGCTACGATGTGGTGTCCGGCGGTACCGACAACCACCTGTTCCTGGTCAGCCTGATCCGCCAGGGCCTCACCGGTAAAGACGCCGACGCCGCCCTGGGCCGCGCGCACATCACCGTCAACAAGAACGCCGTGCCGAACGACCCGCAGTCGCCGTTCGTCACCTCGGGCCTGCGCATCGGTACCCCGGCGGTCACCACCCGCGGCTTCAAGGTCGCGCAATGTGTAGCCCTGGCCGGCTGGATCTGCGACGTCCTCGACAACCTGGGTGACGCCGACGTCGAAGCCGATGTGGCGAAGAACGTCGCTGCCCTGTGCGCCGACTTCCCTGTTTACCGCTGA
- the purU gene encoding formyltetrahydrofolate deformylase, which translates to MSRAPDTWILTADCPSMLGTVDVVTRYLFEQRCYVTEHHSFDDRQSGRFFIRVEFRQPDDFDEAGFRAGLAERSEAFGMAFELTAPNHRPKVVIMVSKADHCLNDLLYRQRIGQLGMDVVAVVSNHPDLEPLAHWHKIPYYHFALDPNDKAGQERKVLQVIEETGAELVILARYMQVLSPELCRRLDGWAINIHHSLLPGFKGAKPYHQAYNKGVKMVGATAHYINNDLDEGPIIAQGVEVVDHSHYPEDLIAKGRDIECLTLARAVGYHIERRVFLNANRTVVL; encoded by the coding sequence ATGAGTCGGGCACCGGATACCTGGATTCTCACCGCCGACTGCCCGAGCATGCTCGGCACCGTCGACGTGGTGACGCGTTACCTCTTCGAGCAGCGCTGCTACGTCACCGAGCACCACTCCTTCGATGACCGGCAGTCGGGGCGCTTCTTCATTCGCGTCGAATTCCGTCAGCCGGACGATTTCGACGAGGCCGGTTTCCGCGCCGGCCTCGCCGAGCGTAGCGAAGCGTTCGGCATGGCCTTCGAGCTGACTGCACCCAATCACCGTCCCAAGGTGGTGATCATGGTGTCCAAGGCCGACCATTGCCTGAACGACCTGCTGTATCGCCAGCGCATCGGCCAGCTGGGCATGGACGTGGTCGCGGTGGTGTCCAACCACCCCGACCTCGAACCCCTGGCGCATTGGCACAAGATCCCTTACTACCACTTTGCACTCGACCCTAACGACAAGGCCGGGCAAGAGCGCAAGGTGCTCCAGGTGATTGAAGAGACGGGCGCCGAGCTGGTGATCCTTGCCCGTTACATGCAGGTACTGTCGCCCGAGTTGTGCCGACGCCTGGATGGCTGGGCGATCAACATCCACCACTCGTTGCTGCCGGGGTTCAAAGGCGCCAAGCCTTATCACCAGGCGTACAACAAGGGCGTGAAGATGGTCGGCGCCACGGCGCACTACATCAACAACGACCTGGACGAAGGGCCGATCATTGCCCAGGGCGTCGAGGTGGTGGACCACAGCCATTACCCCGAAGACCTGATTGCCAAGGGGCGCGATATCGAGTGCCTGACTCTGGCGCGGGCGGTGGGGTATCACATCGAGCGGCGGGTGTTCCTCAACGCCAATCGGACAGTCGTTCTGTAG
- a CDS encoding DUF2780 domain-containing protein, translating to MKAFTLATLMTLAASPVFAFNLSDAANAVSAMQTQKQQGQVQAPEAQANLLNTLGSELKITPEQAVGGAGAMLGLARNNLSSDDYGQLTKAVPGLDLLSGANALGGLSGLGDLLGKNSESQSALSNALGNDVENRNDLDNAFKALGMDTGMIGQFAPLILQYLGQQGIAGSLLQNLGSLWTTPAPLAQPSV from the coding sequence ATGAAAGCATTCACCCTGGCAACCCTGATGACCCTGGCCGCAAGCCCGGTGTTCGCCTTCAACCTCAGCGACGCCGCCAATGCCGTGTCGGCCATGCAGACCCAGAAGCAACAGGGCCAGGTGCAGGCGCCCGAGGCGCAGGCCAATCTGCTCAATACCCTGGGTAGCGAATTGAAGATCACCCCGGAGCAGGCCGTGGGCGGGGCGGGGGCCATGCTGGGGCTGGCACGCAATAACCTTAGCAGCGATGACTACGGCCAGCTGACCAAGGCCGTGCCTGGCCTGGACCTGCTGTCGGGTGCCAATGCGCTGGGTGGTCTGAGTGGGCTGGGGGATTTGCTGGGCAAGAACAGCGAAAGCCAGTCGGCGCTGAGCAATGCGCTGGGCAACGACGTCGAGAACCGCAACGACCTGGACAATGCGTTCAAGGCGCTGGGGATGGATACCGGGATGATCGGGCAGTTTGCCCCGCTTATCCTGCAGTACCTGGGGCAGCAGGGAATTGCCGGGTCGTTGTTGCAGAATCTGGGGAGCTTGTGGACCACTCCCGCGCCGTTGGCTCAGCCTTCGGTCTGA
- a CDS encoding sarcosine oxidase subunit delta yields MLHIFCPHCGELRSEEEFHASGQAHIARPLDPNACSDEEWGTYMFFRDNPRGIHHELWDHVAGCRQYFNVTRDTVTYEILETYKIGEKPQVTAAGKQNAAPSTVKGQGEKV; encoded by the coding sequence ATGTTGCATATTTTCTGTCCCCACTGCGGCGAGCTGCGCTCCGAAGAAGAGTTCCACGCCTCTGGCCAGGCGCACATCGCCCGCCCGCTGGACCCTAACGCCTGCTCCGACGAAGAGTGGGGCACCTACATGTTCTTCCGCGACAACCCGCGCGGTATTCACCATGAACTGTGGGACCACGTTGCCGGCTGCCGTCAATACTTCAACGTCACCCGCGACACCGTGACCTACGAGATTCTGGAAACCTACAAGATTGGCGAGAAGCCGCAAGTGACCGCCGCCGGCAAGCAGAACGCTGCACCGTCGACCGTCAAAGGCCAAGGGGAAAAAGTATGA
- the fdhA gene encoding formaldehyde dehydrogenase, glutathione-independent produces MSGNRGVVYLGAGKVEVQKIDYPKMQDPRGKKIEHGVILKVVSTNICGSDQHMVRGRTTAQVGLVLGHEITGEIVEMGRDVERLKIGDLVSVPFNVACGRCRSCKEMHTGVCLTVNPARAGGAYGYVDMGDWTGGQAEYVLVPYADFNLLKLPDRDKAMEKIRDLTCLSDILPTGYHGAVTAGVGPGSTVYVAGAGPVGLAAAASARLLGAACVIVGDLNPARLAHAKSQGFEVVDLSKDTPLHEQIIDILGEPEVDCAVDAVGFEARGHGHEGAKHEAPATVLNSLMQVTRVAGSIGIPGLYVTEDPGAVDAAAKIGALSIRFGLGWAKSHSFHTGQTPTMKYNRQLMQAIMWDRINIAEVVGVQVINLDQAPEGYGEFDAGVPKKFVIDPHKMWGAA; encoded by the coding sequence ATGTCTGGCAATCGTGGAGTGGTGTATCTCGGCGCCGGCAAGGTCGAGGTGCAGAAGATCGACTACCCGAAAATGCAGGACCCGCGCGGCAAGAAGATCGAACACGGCGTTATCCTCAAGGTGGTCTCCACCAACATCTGCGGCTCCGACCAGCACATGGTCCGCGGCCGCACCACTGCCCAGGTCGGCCTGGTCCTGGGCCACGAAATCACCGGTGAGATCGTCGAGATGGGGCGTGATGTCGAACGCCTGAAAATCGGTGACCTGGTGTCTGTACCCTTCAACGTTGCCTGCGGCCGCTGCCGCTCGTGCAAAGAGATGCACACCGGTGTCTGCCTCACCGTCAACCCGGCCCGCGCCGGCGGCGCCTACGGTTATGTCGACATGGGCGACTGGACCGGCGGCCAGGCCGAGTACGTGCTGGTGCCCTACGCCGACTTCAACCTGCTGAAACTGCCGGATCGCGACAAGGCCATGGAGAAGATCCGTGACCTGACCTGCCTGTCCGACATCCTGCCCACCGGTTACCACGGCGCCGTGACGGCCGGCGTTGGCCCAGGCAGTACCGTTTACGTGGCCGGAGCCGGCCCGGTCGGCCTGGCCGCTGCTGCCTCGGCGCGCCTGCTGGGCGCAGCCTGCGTGATCGTCGGCGACCTCAACCCGGCCCGGCTGGCCCACGCCAAGTCCCAGGGTTTCGAAGTGGTCGACCTGTCCAAGGACACCCCGCTGCACGAGCAGATCATCGACATCCTCGGTGAGCCGGAAGTGGATTGCGCCGTCGACGCCGTGGGCTTCGAGGCCCGTGGCCACGGTCACGAGGGTGCCAAGCATGAAGCGCCGGCCACCGTGCTGAACTCGCTGATGCAGGTGACCCGCGTTGCCGGCAGCATCGGTATCCCGGGGCTGTACGTGACCGAAGACCCGGGCGCGGTGGATGCCGCCGCCAAGATCGGCGCGCTGAGCATCCGTTTTGGCCTGGGTTGGGCGAAGTCGCACAGCTTCCACACCGGCCAGACCCCGACCATGAAATACAACCGCCAATTGATGCAGGCGATCATGTGGGACCGTATCAACATTGCCGAAGTGGTCGGCGTCCAGGTCATCAACCTGGACCAGGCGCCGGAAGGCTATGGCGAGTTCGATGCAGGCGTGCCGAAGAAATTCGTCATCGACCCGCACAAGATGTGGGGTGCTGCCTGA
- a CDS encoding threonine aldolase family protein: protein MTDKSQQFASDNYSGICPEAWAAMEKANHGHDRAYGDDQWTERASEYFRKLFETDCEVFFAFNGTAANSLALASLCQSYHSVICSETAHVETDECGAPEFFSNGSKLLTAPSVNGKLTPESIREVALKRQDIHYPKPRVVTITQATEVGTVYRPDELKAISATCKELGLNLHMDGARFSNACSFLGCSPAELTWKAGVDVLCFGGTKNGMAVGEAILFFNRDLADDFDYRCKQAGQLASKMRFLSAPWVGLLEDGAWLRHGAHANRCAQLLASLVSDLPGVELMFPVEANGVFLQMPEQALEALRGKGWRFYTFIGSGGARFMCSWDTEEARVRELAADIRAIIGA from the coding sequence ATGACAGACAAGAGCCAGCAATTCGCCAGCGACAACTATTCCGGTATCTGCCCCGAAGCCTGGGCGGCGATGGAGAAGGCCAACCACGGCCACGACCGCGCCTACGGCGACGACCAGTGGACCGAGCGCGCCTCGGAGTACTTTCGCAAGCTGTTCGAAACCGACTGCGAAGTGTTCTTCGCCTTCAACGGCACTGCCGCCAACTCCCTGGCCCTGGCCTCGCTGTGCCAGAGCTACCACAGTGTGATCTGCTCCGAGACTGCCCACGTCGAGACCGACGAATGCGGTGCTCCGGAGTTCTTCTCCAACGGTTCCAAGTTACTGACCGCGCCCAGCGTCAACGGCAAGCTGACGCCCGAATCGATCCGTGAAGTGGCGCTCAAGCGCCAGGACATCCACTACCCCAAGCCGCGTGTGGTGACCATCACCCAGGCCACCGAAGTGGGCACCGTGTACCGCCCCGACGAGCTCAAGGCGATCAGCGCCACCTGCAAAGAGCTGGGCCTGAACCTGCACATGGACGGCGCGCGCTTCAGCAACGCCTGCTCGTTCCTCGGCTGCAGCCCGGCCGAGCTGACCTGGAAGGCCGGCGTCGATGTGCTGTGTTTTGGCGGCACCAAGAACGGCATGGCGGTCGGCGAGGCGATCCTGTTCTTCAATCGCGACCTGGCCGATGACTTCGACTACCGCTGCAAGCAGGCCGGGCAACTGGCGTCGAAGATGCGCTTCCTTTCTGCGCCCTGGGTAGGGCTGCTGGAAGATGGCGCCTGGTTGCGCCATGGCGCGCATGCCAACCGCTGTGCGCAGTTGCTGGCATCGTTGGTGAGTGATTTGCCGGGAGTGGAGCTGATGTTCCCGGTGGAGGCCAACGGGGTGTTCCTGCAGATGCCGGAACAAGCACTGGAGGCGCTGCGCGGCAAGGGGTGGAGGTTCTATACCTTTATCGGCAGCGGTGGGGCGCGGTTCATGTGTTCGTGGGATACCGAGGAAGCGCGGGTGCGCGAGCTGGCGGCGGATATCCGCGCCATCATCGGCGCCTGA